Proteins encoded in a region of the Azospirillum sp. TSH58 genome:
- a CDS encoding PAS domain S-box protein, which yields MIPDPDTPQRSTGRPTRRSMWLMRPQRVRSWLVLLVMAVAVPLVLFSVFLLIRNIDAQAQQTEQLVLDRTRLLAEDVEREVSRQIAAAEVLSTSESLTTDDLAAFHRQAVGVRDRLGTNVVLRDPQGRQLVNSRVPWGTELPDGTVLEADQRVIDTGRPQITGLFIGDVSRTPLLAVIAPVIRDGRIRYLLNVTIPQERLQAIVSPERIPTGWRAGVIDQDGVVIARSHLSEQLVGKRLPTSLWSGMQDIPDGIHRAVNLEGVEAIQAYSRSRSFGWVVATSVPTALVASPARHALLLFTGGGLLLLLTGIGAAILLGRRLTRSVSQLAGAAEALGAGYPVPPPDGGVAEMEAVGRAIRNAADLIRRREAALAESEARHRAIVQTAVDAMLVIDEAGTIESFNPAAERIFGYEAGDAVGRNIRILMPEPYHSAHDGYLQAYRSTGEKKIIGIGREVEGRHKDGSIFPIELAVTEWTAGERRYFTGIVRNITERRRAEDALRASKAEADRANVAKSKFLAAASHDLRQPVQAMMLFQSALAERLDGHPAAPLLDSMGLAMDGLRMLLDSLLDVSKLDAGLIVPQLQDLAIGPIIEQLGAEYHPQAKAKGLRLRVVPCTLTVRSDPALLMRILRNLVENALRYTERGGLLIGCRRRGDRLRIEVMDSGIGIPSNQHEEIFEEFYQVGNQERDRSKGLGLGLAVVRRLARLLGHTVHLRSRTGAGSAFCVDVPLITRNATRSEPVEARLVTGDGRGMILVIDDEPLIRHGLQAMLEGWGYRVLTAGSIEDAVRHVESGEWPSAILADYRLRDGKTGLDAIRAVCERLRTPVPATIITGDTAPERLAEARAGGHTLLHKPIAAHELRNAVVEMMPAAD from the coding sequence ATGATTCCCGATCCGGACACGCCGCAGCGGTCGACCGGGCGTCCGACCCGCCGTTCCATGTGGCTGATGCGGCCGCAGCGGGTGCGAAGCTGGCTCGTCCTGCTGGTCATGGCGGTGGCCGTGCCGCTGGTCCTCTTCTCGGTGTTCCTCCTGATCCGCAACATCGATGCGCAGGCCCAGCAAACCGAACAGCTCGTGCTCGACCGGACGCGCCTGCTGGCCGAGGACGTGGAACGCGAGGTCAGCCGCCAGATCGCCGCGGCCGAGGTGCTCTCCACGTCGGAAAGCCTGACAACGGATGATCTGGCCGCTTTCCACCGGCAAGCCGTCGGCGTGCGTGACCGGCTGGGCACCAACGTCGTTCTGCGCGATCCGCAGGGCCGGCAACTGGTCAACAGCCGGGTGCCCTGGGGCACGGAGCTGCCGGACGGCACCGTGCTCGAAGCCGATCAACGGGTGATCGACACGGGACGGCCGCAGATCACCGGCCTCTTCATCGGCGACGTGAGCCGGACACCGCTTCTGGCGGTGATCGCCCCGGTGATCCGCGACGGCCGGATCCGCTACCTGCTGAACGTCACCATCCCCCAGGAACGGCTTCAGGCCATCGTCTCGCCGGAGCGCATCCCGACGGGCTGGCGGGCCGGGGTGATCGACCAGGACGGTGTCGTCATCGCCCGGTCGCACTTGAGCGAGCAACTCGTCGGCAAACGGCTTCCCACCTCGCTGTGGAGCGGCATGCAGGACATACCGGACGGAATCCACCGCGCCGTCAATCTGGAGGGGGTGGAGGCGATCCAGGCCTACAGCCGGTCGCGCAGCTTCGGCTGGGTGGTCGCCACCAGCGTCCCCACGGCCCTGGTGGCGTCCCCGGCGCGTCATGCCCTCCTGCTCTTCACCGGCGGCGGCCTCCTTCTTCTGCTGACCGGCATCGGGGCGGCGATCCTGCTCGGACGGCGCCTCACCCGCTCCGTCTCGCAACTGGCCGGAGCGGCGGAAGCGCTGGGCGCCGGTTACCCGGTGCCGCCGCCCGACGGCGGCGTGGCCGAGATGGAGGCGGTGGGCCGCGCCATCCGCAACGCCGCCGACCTCATCCGGCGGCGCGAGGCGGCTCTGGCGGAAAGCGAGGCCCGCCACCGGGCCATCGTGCAGACCGCGGTGGACGCCATGCTGGTCATCGACGAGGCCGGCACGATCGAGAGCTTCAACCCGGCGGCGGAACGCATCTTCGGCTACGAGGCCGGCGATGCGGTCGGCCGGAACATCCGCATCCTGATGCCGGAACCCTATCATTCCGCCCATGACGGCTATCTGCAGGCCTACCGGAGCACGGGCGAGAAGAAAATCATCGGCATCGGGCGCGAGGTGGAGGGGCGGCACAAGGACGGTTCGATCTTCCCGATCGAGCTGGCAGTCACCGAATGGACCGCCGGGGAGCGCCGCTATTTCACGGGCATCGTCCGCAACATCACCGAACGCCGCCGTGCCGAGGACGCCCTGCGCGCCTCCAAGGCCGAGGCCGACCGCGCCAACGTCGCGAAGTCCAAGTTCCTCGCCGCCGCAAGCCACGACCTGCGGCAGCCGGTCCAGGCGATGATGCTGTTCCAATCCGCCCTGGCGGAACGGCTGGACGGGCACCCCGCGGCCCCGCTTCTCGACTCCATGGGGCTGGCCATGGACGGGCTGCGCATGCTGCTCGACAGCCTGCTCGACGTGTCCAAGCTGGATGCCGGATTGATCGTGCCCCAACTGCAGGATCTGGCGATCGGCCCGATCATCGAACAGCTGGGCGCCGAGTACCATCCCCAGGCGAAGGCGAAGGGGCTGCGGCTGCGCGTGGTGCCCTGCACCCTGACGGTCCGCAGCGATCCGGCGCTGCTGATGCGCATCCTGCGCAACCTTGTGGAAAACGCGCTGCGCTACACCGAGCGGGGCGGCCTGCTGATCGGCTGCCGGCGCCGGGGCGACCGCCTGCGCATCGAGGTGATGGATTCCGGCATCGGCATCCCGTCCAATCAGCACGAGGAGATTTTCGAGGAGTTCTACCAGGTCGGCAACCAGGAGCGGGACCGCAGCAAGGGTCTGGGGCTCGGTCTGGCGGTGGTGCGTCGCCTCGCCCGCCTGCTCGGTCATACGGTTCACCTGCGCTCGAGAACGGGAGCCGGGTCCGCCTTCTGCGTCGATGTGCCCTTGATCACCCGCAACGCGACCCGCTCCGAACCGGTGGAAGCCCGGTTGGTGACGGGCGACGGGCGGGGCATGATCCTGGTGATCGACGACGAGCCGCTGATTCGCCACGGCCTGCAGGCCATGCTGGAGGGTTGGGGGTATCGGGTGCTGACGGCGGGCTCCATCGAGGACGCGGTCCGGCACGTCGAAAGCGGGGAATGGCCGAGCGCGATCCTGGCCGACTACCGCCTGCGCGACGGGAAGACCGGGTTGGACGCCATCCGGGCGGTGTGCGAGCGGCTCAGGACTCCGGTGCCGGCGACGATCATCACCGGCGATACCGCCCCGGAGCGTCTGGCGGAAGCCCGAGCGGGCGGCCACACCCTTCTGCACAAGCCCATCGCCGCCCACGAGTTGCGCAACGCCGTGGTGGAGATGATGCCCGCGGCCGATTGA
- a CDS encoding tetratricopeptide repeat protein, which translates to MEPALDDAIRLHKSGNHAGAEPLYRAVLEREPANRGALQMLAMLLVQTARPAEAADHFRTILRLEPGGVAGYSNLAAALRLAGQGAEAMACLHRALSLDPAHAASWFNLGNGLKQQEKAAGAQWSYRRTLALEPGHAGAAGNLKALRDQWGSRLDEAERRTAAARHPAADAETRAAAAEAWLAVGDAAAAEAMARAALERDGDHPRANRILGRLLLERSGAMGVRDGKPFAVDRALVEEAIGALRRAVAARPDDDEADWLHVAAVATLVQVGMASDRVLRDGARAAWVRLRRHPKDTVAAAVIGFHIYRRDRLALASWLSRRFRRRFTAAEVAREHELGLWAMLRADDAFFRALPPVEAVLEGMAPLECRIEPAPVPAGEPAVFFCCDDVYFRRFAPALLDSLAERMPGATVAVHVVAPSPETEQAMARWRTDGRLRIGFSLDRPDMAGWTDIKRVTYYASARFLRALQWLRRLDRPLMVIDTDAWVTGDLQALRADMAGHDVGLMLDGRRRGPSREIPVGFAVYQNTPGGDRFLSLIGSYIGHFLAGAEVYWMLDQMAHYAVLDWLNRHEPVRVRRFDFLTFPYCRFVGAK; encoded by the coding sequence ATGGAACCTGCTCTCGACGACGCGATCCGCCTGCACAAATCCGGCAACCATGCGGGGGCGGAGCCGCTTTACCGCGCGGTGCTGGAGCGTGAGCCGGCGAATCGCGGTGCGCTGCAGATGCTGGCGATGCTTCTGGTGCAGACCGCACGCCCGGCGGAGGCCGCCGACCATTTCCGGACCATCCTGCGGCTGGAGCCCGGCGGCGTCGCCGGCTACAGCAACCTGGCCGCCGCCCTGCGCCTGGCCGGGCAGGGGGCGGAGGCCATGGCCTGCCTGCACCGGGCGCTGTCCCTCGACCCGGCGCACGCGGCCTCCTGGTTCAACCTCGGCAACGGGTTGAAGCAGCAGGAGAAGGCGGCGGGCGCGCAATGGAGCTACCGGCGGACCCTGGCGCTGGAGCCCGGTCACGCCGGAGCGGCGGGCAACCTGAAGGCGCTGCGGGACCAGTGGGGATCACGGCTGGACGAGGCGGAACGGCGGACCGCCGCGGCGCGCCACCCGGCGGCGGACGCCGAAACCCGCGCCGCGGCGGCGGAGGCGTGGCTGGCGGTCGGGGATGCGGCGGCGGCGGAAGCGATGGCGCGCGCCGCCCTGGAGCGCGATGGTGACCATCCTCGGGCCAACCGGATTCTGGGGCGCCTGCTCCTGGAACGCAGCGGGGCGATGGGGGTGCGGGACGGCAAGCCCTTTGCGGTCGACCGTGCGCTGGTCGAGGAGGCCATCGGCGCCCTGCGCCGGGCTGTCGCCGCCCGCCCGGACGACGACGAGGCCGACTGGCTGCACGTCGCCGCGGTGGCGACGCTGGTGCAGGTGGGCATGGCGTCCGACAGGGTGCTGCGCGATGGGGCGAGGGCCGCCTGGGTCCGCCTGCGGCGCCACCCCAAGGACACGGTCGCGGCCGCCGTCATCGGTTTCCACATCTACCGGCGGGACCGGCTCGCGCTCGCCTCCTGGCTGAGCCGTCGCTTCCGGCGGCGCTTCACCGCGGCGGAGGTCGCGCGGGAGCATGAGTTGGGCCTGTGGGCCATGCTGCGCGCCGACGATGCCTTCTTCCGCGCCCTGCCGCCGGTCGAAGCGGTGCTGGAGGGCATGGCGCCCCTGGAGTGCCGCATCGAGCCGGCGCCCGTCCCGGCCGGGGAACCGGCGGTCTTCTTCTGCTGCGACGACGTCTATTTCCGCCGTTTCGCCCCGGCGCTGCTGGACTCGCTGGCGGAGCGGATGCCGGGCGCCACGGTCGCGGTCCATGTGGTGGCGCCGTCGCCGGAGACGGAGCAGGCCATGGCCCGCTGGCGGACGGATGGACGGCTGAGGATCGGCTTTTCGCTGGACCGGCCGGACATGGCGGGATGGACCGACATCAAGCGCGTCACCTACTACGCGTCCGCCCGCTTCCTCCGCGCCTTGCAGTGGCTGCGCCGGCTGGACCGGCCGCTGATGGTGATCGACACCGACGCCTGGGTCACCGGAGACCTGCAGGCGCTCCGGGCGGACATGGCCGGACACGACGTCGGCCTCATGCTCGACGGTCGTCGTCGCGGTCCGTCGCGGGAAATTCCGGTCGGGTTCGCCGTTTACCAGAACACCCCCGGCGGCGACCGCTTCCTGTCGCTGATCGGCTCCTACATCGGGCATTTCCTGGCGGGGGCGGAGGTCTATTGGATGCTGGACCAGATGGCTCATTACGCGGTGCTCGACTGGCTGAACCGGCATGAGCCGGTCCGGGTGCGCCGCTTCGACTTCCTGACCTTCCCCTATTGCCGCTTCGTCGGGGCGAAGTGA
- a CDS encoding beta-lactamase hydrolase domain-containing protein, with the protein MATTRKMLRRYTTTALADGIKRARGRMISPLQRALGHVESVFIDHACFRLVYSNTYRISPNMYRASQPSPSHIREAARQGVKTILNLRGSRDCASYILEAEACRAAGLTLVDFPVNSRDMPKKETLLKARDLFATMQYPALLHCKSGADRAGFMSALYLFIHEGVPLERATKQLHWKYGHFKQAKTGILDYFFELYAAYNEKRPIAFWDWVERVYDPVEAKASFRSREWADTVVDRVLGRE; encoded by the coding sequence GTGGCCACCACCAGGAAGATGTTGCGCCGTTACACGACCACCGCGCTGGCCGACGGGATCAAGCGGGCGCGCGGGCGCATGATCTCCCCGCTGCAGCGGGCGCTCGGGCATGTCGAGAGCGTGTTCATCGATCACGCCTGCTTCCGGCTGGTCTATTCGAACACCTACCGCATCTCCCCAAACATGTACCGGGCGAGCCAGCCCTCCCCCTCGCACATCCGGGAGGCGGCGCGCCAAGGCGTGAAGACCATCCTGAACCTGCGCGGCAGCCGCGACTGCGCCTCCTACATCCTGGAGGCCGAGGCCTGCCGGGCGGCCGGCCTGACGCTGGTGGATTTTCCCGTCAACTCCCGCGACATGCCGAAGAAGGAGACGCTGCTGAAGGCCCGCGACCTGTTCGCGACCATGCAGTATCCGGCGCTGCTGCACTGCAAGTCGGGGGCGGACCGCGCCGGCTTCATGTCGGCGCTCTACCTCTTCATCCATGAAGGCGTGCCGCTGGAGCGGGCGACCAAGCAGCTTCACTGGAAATACGGCCACTTCAAGCAGGCCAAGACCGGCATCCTCGACTATTTCTTCGAGCTGTACGCCGCCTACAACGAGAAGCGCCCGATCGCCTTCTGGGACTGGGTGGAGCGCGTCTACGACCCGGTGGAGGCCAAGGCCAGCTTCCGCTCCCGCGAGTGGGCCGACACCGTGGTCGACCGGGTGCTCGGGCGGGAATGA